A region from the Phycisphaerales bacterium genome encodes:
- a CDS encoding lamin tail domain-containing protein: MRMSFKNTCLAACAALAFAAGSANAQVVISQAYGGGGNSGATYTNDFIELFNRGSTPVDISGWAVQYGSAGGASFTALTAIPGVIGGGTVVLQPGQYYLIQQAAGAGGTTPLPTPDVIGTIAMGGSGARVALTNNAVALVGACPSTDPALVDLVGWGSGTVSCFEGTQAAGTANTTAILRGNDGCMDSNNNAADFAVLAPNPRNSASPFNVCSASTPPSGIGASTPNPVCLNANVVMTVAVTPAPAPRPRASPSPVTPPPSAAARASPSSTTASPPMPSPVT; encoded by the coding sequence ATGCGAATGTCCTTCAAAAACACGTGTCTCGCGGCGTGCGCCGCCCTCGCCTTCGCGGCGGGTAGCGCCAACGCCCAGGTCGTCATCAGCCAGGCCTACGGCGGCGGCGGCAACTCCGGCGCCACCTACACCAACGACTTCATCGAACTCTTCAATCGCGGCTCGACCCCCGTGGACATCTCCGGCTGGGCCGTGCAGTACGGCTCTGCGGGCGGCGCCTCATTCACCGCCCTGACCGCCATCCCCGGCGTCATCGGCGGCGGGACCGTCGTCCTCCAGCCCGGCCAGTACTACCTCATCCAGCAGGCCGCCGGCGCCGGCGGCACCACGCCCCTTCCCACTCCGGACGTCATCGGCACCATCGCGATGGGCGGCTCGGGCGCACGCGTCGCCCTCACCAACAACGCCGTCGCTCTCGTCGGCGCCTGCCCGAGCACCGATCCCGCCCTCGTCGACCTCGTCGGCTGGGGCAGCGGAACTGTCTCCTGCTTCGAAGGCACCCAGGCCGCCGGCACCGCCAACACCACCGCGATCCTTCGCGGCAACGACGGCTGCATGGACTCCAACAACAACGCGGCCGACTTCGCCGTCCTCGCCCCCAATCCGCGCAACAGCGCCTCTCCCTTCAACGTCTGCTCCGCCAGCACGCCCCCCTCGGGCATCGGCGCTTCTACGCCCAACCCCGTCTGCCTCAACGCCAACGTCGTCATGACTGTGGCCGTCACCCCGGCGCCAGCCCCACGTCCACGGGCATCGCCGTCTCCGGTGACACCACCGCCCTCGGCGGCGGCCCGGGCCTCGCCTTCCTCGACAACGGCGTCGCCCCCGATGCCGTCGCCGGTGACATGA
- a CDS encoding lamin tail domain-containing protein yields the protein MIYTAETAASSFFFGNQSIPITITDAQSRTGNASVVVTVTNCNPAVVFTGSLAACQDIPQLLVAAVTPGQQPASTGLTVSADLTSIGGGIVSMVDDGTNGDPVAGDGFYGVLYTIPAGSPALVSITINIADAQSRTATTSFDITNVGACTSSASTVVISQLYGGGGNTGADFTNDFVELFNRGTTPVDITGWSLQRLSANGTALDFPLPTVVANYFQIPSGIIQPGQYFLVQQAAGTGGTTPLPTPDASGAMTMSSSDGMMFLSNTGATLTSFTDPAIMDRLGYGSNGASPLASFEGHGAARSLGNTVASFRFNGGCQDTDNNDVDFYRSTPAPRNSATPINDCSGTPACVADVDDGSGTGTPDGGVTIDDLLYYLSIFNLGDVSADVDDGTGTGTQDGGVTIDDLLYYLARFNAGC from the coding sequence ATGATCTACACCGCCGAAACCGCGGCCTCCTCCTTCTTCTTCGGCAACCAGAGCATCCCGATCACCATCACCGACGCCCAGAGCCGCACCGGCAACGCCTCGGTCGTCGTGACCGTCACCAACTGCAACCCCGCCGTCGTCTTCACCGGCTCCCTCGCCGCCTGCCAGGACATCCCCCAACTCCTCGTGGCCGCCGTCACCCCGGGCCAGCAGCCCGCCTCGACAGGCCTCACCGTCTCCGCTGACCTCACCTCCATCGGTGGCGGCATCGTGAGCATGGTCGATGACGGCACCAACGGCGACCCCGTCGCCGGCGACGGGTTCTATGGCGTCCTGTACACCATCCCCGCCGGATCCCCCGCCCTCGTCTCTATCACCATCAACATCGCCGACGCCCAGTCGCGCACCGCAACCACCTCCTTCGACATCACCAACGTCGGCGCCTGCACCTCCTCCGCCTCCACCGTCGTCATCAGCCAGCTCTACGGCGGCGGCGGCAACACCGGGGCCGACTTCACCAACGACTTCGTCGAACTCTTCAACCGCGGCACCACCCCCGTCGACATCACCGGCTGGTCACTCCAGCGCCTCAGCGCCAACGGCACCGCCCTCGACTTCCCCCTGCCCACCGTTGTCGCCAACTACTTCCAGATCCCCTCGGGCATCATCCAGCCCGGCCAGTACTTCCTCGTCCAGCAGGCCGCGGGCACCGGCGGCACCACGCCACTCCCCACGCCCGACGCGAGCGGCGCCATGACCATGAGCTCCTCCGACGGCATGATGTTCCTCTCCAACACAGGCGCGACCCTCACCTCCTTCACCGACCCGGCCATCATGGACCGTCTCGGCTACGGCAGCAACGGCGCCAGCCCCCTCGCCTCCTTCGAGGGACACGGAGCCGCTCGCTCGCTCGGCAACACCGTCGCCTCGTTCCGCTTCAACGGCGGCTGCCAGGACACCGACAACAACGACGTCGACTTCTACCGCTCGACCCCGGCGCCGCGCAACTCCGCCACGCCCATCAATGACTGCTCCGGCACCCCCGCATGCGTCGCCGACGTCGACGACGGCAGCGGCACCGGCACCCCCGACGGCGGCGTCACCATCGACGACCTCCTCTACTACCTCTCCATCTTCAACCTCGGTGATGTATCCGCCGACGTGGACGACGGCACCGGCACCGGCACCCAGGACGGCGGCGTCACCATCGACGACCTCCTCTACTACCTCGCCCGCTTCAACGCCGGCTGCTAA
- a CDS encoding RNA-binding protein — MMNIFVGNLPYSATDGDLEQLFSQHGQVERASVIFDRETGRSKGFGFVEMPNDSEGNAAITALNGYDLQGRKIVVNEARPREPRPAGGGGGRGGFGGGGGRGGFGGGGGGGGGGGGGYRRGGGGGGGSGW; from the coding sequence ATGATGAATATCTTTGTTGGCAATCTCCCGTACTCCGCCACCGATGGCGACCTCGAACAACTCTTCTCACAGCACGGCCAGGTCGAGCGCGCCTCCGTGATCTTCGATCGCGAAACGGGACGCTCCAAGGGCTTCGGCTTCGTCGAGATGCCCAATGACTCCGAGGGGAATGCGGCGATCACAGCCCTCAACGGCTACGACCTCCAGGGTCGCAAGATCGTCGTCAACGAGGCACGCCCGCGCGAGCCGCGTCCGGCAGGTGGCGGCGGCGGCCGTGGCGGCTTCGGCGGCGGCGGCGGCCGCGGCGGCTTCGGTGGTGGTGGTGGCGGCGGTGGCGGCGGTGGCGGTGGATACCGTCGAGGCGGCGGCGGTGGCGGCGGCTCCGGCTGGTAA
- a CDS encoding alpha/beta fold hydrolase, whose amino-acid sequence MLLALGSPAIGHFGDPPTPGADEVASAKLEGGYKLSRGPYRVSVARATVHDEARDKDLEVVIRSPRVEKTPAKGAEPVAFPMIVFSHGMGGSGETFSELAEHWASHGYVVVLPTHADSLKFRSREERRDFVRSPREATRTVDLAQRVGDVKFLLDSIDSIEKEAGLTGKATIDREQLFVAGHSAGAFTAQLAIGMKARGQQVVGERGLSLTSIGDARLRGAIIISGQGVVGGALTKESWDSIDKPILTITGSLDTSPASNQTPESRQDSFTYSRGRAKSGPAAYLLFIEGATHSSYAGKSASKLLGEKATTPSKVITDAVASSTLALLDLVAKGDEEAKKYLESEAIEGISKEAVRWEWK is encoded by the coding sequence ATGTTGCTGGCTTTGGGCTCGCCCGCGATCGGGCACTTTGGTGACCCGCCCACACCTGGAGCAGACGAGGTTGCGTCTGCGAAGTTGGAGGGCGGGTATAAGTTGTCGCGTGGGCCGTATCGCGTGAGCGTGGCGCGGGCGACGGTGCATGATGAGGCACGCGACAAGGACCTTGAGGTGGTGATCCGATCGCCCCGTGTTGAGAAGACGCCGGCGAAGGGGGCGGAGCCGGTCGCGTTTCCGATGATTGTGTTCTCGCACGGGATGGGCGGCTCGGGGGAGACGTTCTCTGAGTTGGCCGAGCATTGGGCGAGCCATGGGTATGTGGTGGTGCTGCCGACGCACGCGGACTCGCTGAAGTTCCGTTCGCGCGAGGAGCGGCGTGACTTCGTGCGCAGCCCGCGCGAGGCGACGCGGACGGTGGACCTGGCGCAGCGCGTGGGCGATGTGAAGTTTCTGCTCGATTCGATTGACTCGATCGAGAAGGAGGCGGGGCTGACCGGGAAGGCGACGATCGATCGCGAGCAACTCTTTGTGGCGGGGCATTCGGCCGGCGCGTTCACGGCCCAACTCGCGATCGGGATGAAAGCACGCGGGCAGCAGGTTGTCGGCGAGCGGGGGCTCTCGCTCACGAGTATCGGGGACGCGCGGCTCAGGGGGGCGATCATCATCTCGGGGCAGGGCGTGGTAGGCGGGGCGCTCACGAAGGAGTCGTGGGACTCTATCGACAAGCCAATTCTGACGATCACCGGATCACTCGATACATCGCCGGCGTCGAATCAGACGCCCGAGAGTCGGCAGGATTCGTTCACCTATTCGCGCGGGCGAGCGAAGAGCGGGCCCGCGGCGTACTTGCTGTTTATTGAAGGGGCGACGCACTCGAGTTATGCCGGGAAGAGCGCGTCGAAGTTGCTGGGCGAGAAGGCGACGACGCCTTCGAAGGTGATCACCGATGCCGTGGCATCGAGCACGCTCGCGCTTCTGGACTTGGTGGCGAAGGGTGATGAGGAGGCGAAGAAGTATCTGGAGAGTGAGGCGATCGAGGGGATCTCGAAAGAGGCGGTGCGGTGGGAGTGGAAGTGA